A window of Cryptomeria japonica chromosome 3, Sugi_1.0, whole genome shotgun sequence contains these coding sequences:
- the LOC131059751 gene encoding uncharacterized protein LOC131059751: MGSEGRKEERASERMKKKDSVGTRIELRCTAIQMFLLESTSGSEKRIREMFGDNPDTSKALRMLLKNHRVRRFGSGGRSDPFVYMALTPPSMNELERLKEANVTETM; this comes from the exons ATGGGCAGTGAAGGAAGGAAGGAGGAGCGAGCTTCTGAGAGAATGAAGAAGAAAGATAGTGTGGGGACGCGCATAGAGCTGCGGTGCACGGCGATTCAGATGTTTCTTCTGGAATCGACTTCTGGTTCTGAGAAGCGCATCCGTGAAATGTTTGGGGACAATCCTGACACCAGCAAGGCGCTGCGGAT GCTATTGAAAAATCACAGGGTTCGGCGGTTCGGGAGCGGAGGGAGATCTGATCCGTTTGTGTATATG GCCCTAACTCCGCCTAGCATGAATGAGCTGGAGCGGCTTAAGGAGGCGAACGTCACCGAAACCATGTGA